The nucleotide window AAGTAGTCGAAGGCAGCAATTGAGGTTTAATGACGATGCAAACCCGATTCAGATGGCATATATTCTATCGATCTCGGAATCAGAGAGTTCAGAGTTGTGATGCCACGAGCTCGAGGCGCTCCTCCTCATGGATTTCTCCCTCTTCCTTATTGATCGGGTCCGCTTTGATTTCACCACATAGAAGGTCATGGTGCCGAGAACACCAGCCATTATCACACCACCTATCAGTGTCACGAGAATGGCAGCCCACTGGAAATGGCGACCCACAACAATGTATGATGAGGCAATGAAGGCAACAGTAGTGCAGACGGAGGCTAACCACATCAACTTGTTGATGATCTCCACCACTCGCCGCTCCGCCTTGGTTTCTCCCCGGACAAGAGTTATCTGAACCACCACCACGGCCAGCGACGTGAACAGTGCGATGGCATTGAAGATGAAGAAAACCTTGAAAGACCCCTTCTGCACGACTACTGCAACTCCGGTGTCTTGGGTTCCACCAGGCACTGTAAAAATGGCCGCGAATGCCACCGTCGCAAAGAGCACGGCAACCACAGTAACGGAGTTAGTGGCATTGTTAATGCCCTCTCTGTGAAGTTTTCTGAGCTCCTTGGCAATCCCATGGACGTTTTTGTTTGTTTTCCTTGTCTGCTCAAGCTGTATATGAACATCCTGTTTTATCTCGGTCACAGTCTTCCGCAGCTCATCTCGTGGCTGATTCAGTTCATTGGCCCTACATGCTCCACAACGAGATAAGCACTCCTTGATATCAGCAGACTCTTCAGAAAGAGGTAGACCTTCGACAATGTCAAAAGCAGTTTTATGATCTCTCGTCAATGCATTCACATTTGTGTCTGGGAGGAGCAGTAGAAGATTTACAATCTGCAACAAACGAGAAGGGTTTGAAATGTGTGAAAGAACACAATGTACTTGCTTATGAAGTAGTTGATTATCTGTACTAGAAACGATGCTCATAGTACTTTTAACAGACGTATCAACAAATCTCTCAATAAGACAAGACTGTAGAGACAACTAAATTAAGGTCACGTACATGTAATAAGAAGAATTAATTACTTGAGAATTTTCCATACCGATAACTGCTCGACTAATCATGATTTCCCCAAGGAAGATAAAAGTTTTTCATAAAACTCACTAGCAGGTTAAGTACATGATGTATATAAATAATTGACAGGAAGTAATTGAGAAAAAATGGACAGTTTTCTTTAACAAGTCTTAAGAGTGTTGGTCGACATCCGAGTATTTGGCCCAGGAGAGGCATCAAGAAGGATCCACGTTGCTCTTGTTCAGGTTACACCCATATCTAAATTACAAAAGCTTCCCAAAAATATTTGACCATTGCTACCACATAGTTCACATCAAGTTTTACTTCTACGTCAATGCTACCTCATAGTTCATATCAATTTGTGCTTCTATGGTCATTTGCTACCACATGGTTCACATCAAATAGATGCTAATTTTCACCAACTGGTCTTGTTCTGATGATCGGTTCTCTCCATTTTAAAGAGGTTCTGGGTTGGAATCTTTGTGGAGGTGGTTCCTGACCTAAGTCTCTTTTATCAATTTTACGGAACAGGATGGACAAATGGAATATCAAGTTATACTAGCTAATAGGcaaataaaataaaacttcaaaCTACACTGCCTTTAAAATGCCTTGAGAGTTACGATAAGACAAGAAAGTGCATGTGCCAAACACACATGCAAACTTGCACAAGCAGGTAGCAGAAACATAGGCACACAAACATATACATGCATTCACACACACATAATAGGCACACATACAGCACATAAACTAGCAATTTAATGCTGATTAATCCACTGTCTCAAGATTTTGTCACCCTGACTCACTGACTGCTTCCTACAGGTTTTGAAGAAAAGGCAATTTTCTGTAGAGTTCATAGGCAGGAGGTAAACCTACTACAAATGTCCTATAAAGGTCCTATTTCATTCCTTTAGAAATGCCACAGAAGGGGTTACTCCATCACAAGTCAAAGGAAACAGCTGTCAAAATAAGGAAATAACCAATGAAGCCAATCCAAGAAAACTCAAACAAGCACATAAGAAAAGAACCAACATATGCATTCACATAATAATTCAGAGAGCAACTCAATGCAAACGCAACCAAAAAAGTGCACCACAAGGTAGTACCTCTGCACGTTTTTTTCTTGTTGCAACATGTAATGCTGTGTTCCCAGCTCGGTCCGGTAGCATCACTATAGCTGGATCAGCATCCACAAGGGCTTTAACAACTTCAGAACTAGTTCCCTTCACTGCCATGTGCAAAGCAGTTTGACCCTTCTTATCAGTCCTTCTGGCAAGCTGTGGATCCTTCCCAAGCAATGCTTTTACTATTTCGACATATCCCTGTCGTGCAGCAAAGTGCAGAGCATTTTTTCCATTGTTTTTTGATAACTCTATTAAGCTAGCATCCTGTTCTAGCAAGAGATTCACAACTTCTGTATGTCCTCTTGTTGCTGCAGTTATAAGGGGAGTTGCATTTGATTGACCAAAAGTTTTGATGAGCGTTGGGTCATGATCCAAAAGTATCTGTACAATTTCTGTACATCAGGTATTAGTTAGATCTGCTAATGTAATGAACAGAAACTGAGAGAAAAACCAACAAGCGTAGAGTGATAAGAAAATAGCATGTGACAGCACTATCTTTGCATGGGAACAACTGAAAGTAACAAAGATATTATAGAAATTAGGAAACCAACGATTACACAAGACATATGTTCATGGAGACTTAGAAGAACACCAAAGTATCTTAATGAAAAACAGAAACACAAATGTATCCGTAAAACAGTGACAAACAAAGAACAATCGACTTAAATGCTGATGTCGAGTTGAACTTCACGGGCAAGGACCTTCAAAATTATTTAGATCATTGTGCGATACATGTTTCAGGTGTTGCACCATCTTGAGAATAAGATAGAACCAATTGCTCCAGTGAAGTTATAAATGCACTCCAATTTAAATTGTTAACAAGTCTCCACATATCAGAAACCAATGAAGGGCTTATCACCAGCAAACCACACAATAACATCAAAATGTCATTCACATGACACCAAAACAATTGTGCTTCTCCTAAAAGCTTTCCTGTTAGTAATTTTCTTGAACAGTCTTAAACGGTTGAGCATGAATCTTTCCGAGTTTCAGAAGCAACTGATACGAGTTGACCTCCCTCAACCCATGAAGAAAAAACCTTTTGAAGTACACGAAGGAGATTCTTTCCAACACATCCCTTTCCATAAAGCACATCCTTAAAGAGTTCAGACTGTAAGCACTAAAGACTCATGTAAAGATGAAGAGAATTATTTGGCATCTGTCAGTGTTCAGTAGAGTTTCCTTCCTACATACTTTCTAAATATCAGTTGTTTAGAGGGTTGTCTCTTTGTACCCAAAAATTGCAAGAAGAAGCAGCTTTACCAAACCTAGGGCTGCACGATAACAGCATAATCGAACAAGATTTAGTATGGAAAGCACGCCTCACCTTGGTGTCCTTGTCTAGCAGCGACATGGAGAACATCGAATCCGGATCTATTCTTCCTGGTGAGGCTCTCCCGATCGGAGTACTTGAGCAGCTCGACGACCACATCAAGAAACCCCTTCTCAGCCGCGGTGAACAGCGGCGTCTCCTCCACCTCGTTGACGTCGTTCACCACGGCCGCCCGTATCTCCGCCAAATCGGCGTCGAAATCCGCCCCCATCGCCGTCCCGGTCATCTGGGCGTCGATCTCGCCGAGGATCTGCCGCACGGCCGCGAGGTCGCCGCGCTGCGCGGCGAGGTGGAGCTCCGTGTCGTTGTGCCGCCCGGTCACCTGCTTCACGTACTTCTTCTTGCCCAACGAGTCCATCCGCTTGCCGGAGTTGGAGAGCACCAGCGACGGCGACGCCGCCTGGTCCATCCGCTTCCCGGAGTTCGACAGCACCAGTGCGGGCGTGGCGGGCGCCGACACCGAGGGGGACGCCGCGGCTTCCTGGTCCATCCGCTTCCCGGAGAGCGACAGAGACAGTGCCCGGATGGGCGACGAAGACCGATGGCTAGGGCTTACGCGGGCCAATCCCGATTCGAGGTCCCTCTCCCCTCCTTCGTCGAGAAACATACAAATCAAGATCCGAATCAGGGCAGGGTAATAAACGAACGGAGATTGCGAGAGGCACCTTTGTCGGTTTGAGGCGCCATCATCGTCGTTGgcgccgtcctcctcctcctcctcctcctccggcctTCTCCTCGCCAGCACTAACGGGCGGAACCCACGCCAAGGAAAACCGGCATGGCGAACGTTTCCTAGCTAACCACCTTACGCGATAGAGTAAAGTGGCGAAGGGAGGGGTGGCGACGCGCATAATTATGGAGTTCAATTTTGTCGCCACAAAACGAACCGAGCGTCTCACCCACCCGTCTCGTTCACCCTCCCTCCTCGCCCATAGAGAGTAAGACCCACGAGGGCCCCACTGTTTCGTCCACTCGGAGAACAAGTCAAGTCGACGCGGCACTGGACAGTAAAATAAGAGCTAGTTTTCCAGCAACTACCGGGGCTTCTACTGGATAAAATAGATGGGATCCACCCACGGCCTATTCTGTCGCGCTGGGTACGGTTGTGGGTATGTATCTGTTCGCCGCCTAAGTATATGATCGCCGCCGAACGTTCCACATGGCCGCCTCAGGTGCATGCACTTGGCGTCGGGCTCATATTGCTACGACAAAGGCACCCTCGGCGTCATAAGACGAAGCCCACGTGCTAAGCATATCTTAATTAAGGTAATGCAATTGGCTTAATATAAATTAAGCTGCCGTACCAAATCATTTACCCATATATCCAAATTATTTATTCCTAGAAAAAGAGGTAAAGTCACGACTTAAAGAACAAATCAGATGGATCGCATGTCATCTAATATTTGGCATTTGTTTTTTGTTGGGTTCACTTTGAGTCTCAAAGTACGTGGAAACACAGTTTACGTGACATGATCCAAGTCAACGGAGTAATCATCCACTTATGCTAGTCATTATTGCTgatagaaaatataaaatcagTTAATTGATGTTAATACCATATCAAATCAATATCCTCCTATCCATAAAAATAGAAGCAAGAAGGTAATCGGGCTGTCGAGCTTTGtaaaatatttatagaaatattttcggACAGTCAAAAGATAATTCAAGTTTGTtacgaattaattttttttatgaaatatttataaaaatattctcaaaatatcaacaGATAATTTAGAATAATTATGAACTAACTTCTTTGTGAaatatttatagaaatatttttaaaatatcaaaagatAATTAAGATCGGTTATCAGTCAGTTCTCTATGAAATATTCGTAGGAATATTCTCGAAAGATCAAAAAATAATTTGAGTTATTTACAAACTATCTTCCGATCTTTATGAGGTGTTCTTTTTTCTTGATGTTAATATAAAAATACGTCTGACTCGatgtttttatattataaaaagaaatataaaactcGGTATTAACTTAAGTATCGAATGAATCGACTTAGAATACCCTCCTtcgattttaaatttttatagaaAATGAGTTTGGAAAACTACACTCTACTCTCGACAACTTCTCATCAAGACAACATCTAACATATGTCAAgatgtaatgatatttttcttcaataattatcatttaatGAAGAAATACCGATGTTAACTAGTCATAGTCATGGAGTATAATTAGAGGTTTCTTTTATACAATAAATATGAATGATTGGTTTAAGCCATTTTAAATGAAACATAATATAGTTTATTTAAAAGAATAATGAAtgctttttaaaatattaaaacaatatatatatatatatatatgtttttatattattaatgaaagaaTATTAATTAGATATGCAAGAGaatgaattttaaaatgattatatatatatatatatatatatatatatatatatatatattcaaatcacCAATAAAAGATTATGGATAAAATCAAGGGCTGATTTTATTTGAGTATGAATTATTAATCTAAAATAATTAGAACAAAGttaatattaataaatatattgcatttgataaatctattcaaattttataaataacCTCCAAGGCGAGAGTAGATGGGAATATTACGACTTTTCCATCCTATCTTTTCATCGTCAACTTGTTGTAGTGTGTTTTTCTTGATCGAGGGCTGCTTCCTTGACCAAGAAACCGGGTAGATGTGGAACGaacgaaaagaaaattttaagtcCATCGAAAGCTTCCATCCACCGTTTGATCGGAAGCCCACGGGAACGCGATCGAAGTTGCTTGTTTCGAGTCAAAGTAAACGCGCATGGTAGTCTTTTCTTCCCTCCCCACGTCTAAAAGGTTGGGGGTGACACGACCTGTCATCTTTTTTCTTCCCAGGAAGGGAGGCTGTGATCGACTAAAATTAAAACTCTCGATGAAATGGACTCGAATCTCGAATAAATATTCTTTTTGGGGACTCAACTACATACTCCTTCCAACGGTAATCAATGTCTTTCCGGTCGCCTGGAAGATGAGAGCTGTCACTGTCTTCTATTAGAATATCGAGTTTTGATAATGTAATACAGATTTTGACAGCAATCCATACGAAGAATTATCTTTTCGAAAGAAGTCGTTTTGAATCCCAAATCGAAGTCGAGGGGGATTCCCACCGACGAAACTTATGCCACTGTTGATGGTTACTAGAGGCCATGTACATTTGATTTTGTCAAGGAATATAttgtttcaatgatgatgcagtaGTCACTATTGATGATGTAGTGGTCAGATACTTTTCTATCAGATACTTATCATggacaaagaaaagaaagatgatgCCAGCACTGTCTTAATAGCGTTGGCAAGTGATCCTGTATTATTGTCCGATCGGATATTAGAAACAATTACAAAGCCTGAAGATGACTGGTTAGGCCATCAAAACGAGGAGGAACAGAGAGATCACAGCCTCGAGTACGACAACCAGATTCCTCCTGCTCTTCTTCAAAGACGTGGAAGAGGATTTGGTAGCCCGAGGTGTGCTAGGCTTACCCATGGAGCTGTCACATGGCTTCTGGTCGGAGCACGACAAACTCGGGTTGCCGCAGATGCTACACATACAAAAGATTCTTCAATCATCTCTATCAGTTTCTCACTACAATGAGTTGCAGGTTTACTTACGTCAACTTGATCTTCTTGTTTTCCGTGAGCGAGGAAGGTACAGCTCCGCTTAGTTTGTTATCGGCCAGGTTCCTTCATGAACAAGCAGAAGAAGCAATGGTTGTTATCTCAGGAAATCAAGTGAAACAAAGAGAACACATGCAGGAGAAAGAAGTGGCATGAAGGCTCACAGCTCCTTTAGATCTGGTAGCTTGCCCAGGAATTCTGGGATTCTTCCAGTGATATTGTTGTTGCTCATATCTCTGTGAAGCAATGGAAACTAAGTCAACTGATGAATGGTGTTGTCGATTACAGGATACACCATTGCTTACATGGTTTGGAGGGCGGTCAACGTGCTGAAGTCAGGAAGATCTCCCGAAAGCCCATATCCACTCAGATATCTGCAGTGGGAACGATCAATATTCTACATGCAGTGCATGAGGAGAGGGACAAAACTGAGTTGCCAACGAGAGTCTTACAGTGCTGTGATTCGTGGAGTCGGATCCGAACTGCAACCCACCCAATCAGCGTTATACTTCGCAGGGAGGCATGGATCGCCGGCCCAGTCACCGAGCACCTCGAACTTTTGCTGCAGGACTATTAGAGCCCCCACTGATGCATCCATGAATGGTGGAGAAGACGTCAGCCTTCGGTCCATGCATGCGTTCATTCACGTAAGACAATTGCAGAGGTCACGATAACTGACCGTCGGATTCGTCGGTTCCGTTGCTCAGCCCACCTCGAACGACGAAGACCTCCATGGCGCTGATTAGAGGCGGAACCGTGGCTTCCGGCGTGGCCGTCAGGGTGATATTGGTGCTTGCCGAAGCGGCCTTTAGCCCGATGAGATACTCGGCCACACTTTGGTAAGGTGGATTAACTGCATCGATTAACGGATCGCCGTCGACGTAAACCTGGAATGTGTTGTTGTCCTTGGAGCCCAGGTGGCTCATCTCCGCGAAGTAGAGGTTGATGTAGGCAGGGACGGGGTCGGTCGGCAGCAGTTCGGAGAGGAACAAGACGACGTCAGTCGACACGTTCGCAGTGGTGATGGCCTGCAGCAGCACGGCTGCCGGAGGCTTGTCCTTGACGGCGGTCGGGTCCATGACGGTGGTGTCACTCTTGGTCGTTATCAGCTCGTCGGAGGCGGCAACTGGATCCCATATGCGATCGTATGCATCACTTGGATACCTGATGATTGCTTCTTGCTCGTCAAGGTTGACTTCAGCAACATTACTCCATGGGAAGGGGAAAGCTAGAGGCGGCGACTTCGACACGTACCTCACGACTCCGGGAGCGCCGAACGCCAACCTCCCCTTCAGGAGCAACGCGAAGCTGGAATCGACGCCCTCGTACATGTCCGTCTCCAGCGTCCTTACCTCGATCGCGGAGACGAACGGCAGCTGACCCTGCTCCAACTGGGCCACGCACACGGCCGTCCCCTCCGCGAACACGTCATATATGGCTTCGTGGAAGACGACCTGGTCCATGGACGCCGCCACCGTCTCCCAACTGTTGGCGTCGAACTGGAGAGCAAAAGTCGGCGGCGAGGATTTCTCGTCGTAGTTACCGTAGTAGAAACTGGCCCGGACGAGGACCCGCCCGCCGCCGGGGACGCTCACCGGGTAGCAGTTCTTCTTCCTCGACGAGAACACCCTCAGTGTCCTCATCGGCTCCGGCACCGAGTCCGGGTTCTGCACGACTCGGTTCTCGCCATTACTGACGTACGACTCGTCGGTCTCCCATGCGATGCCGTTCTCGTCCTTGTAGGAACCAGACGCGCCGCAGTCTATGCTGGTGAAATCTGTGATGCACGTCACCCAAAACACAGTCAGTACGAAGAAGTATGGAGACAGAAGTTTCAGTACTTACTGGAAGCTGAAGCTGAtaaggcgaggaggaggaggaggaggaggagcgggggAACAAAAGGGAGGAGATTGGTTGCCATTGTAATGCTCAAAGCTCATAGGCTGCCTTCATACTTATGCACTGGATGAATGGGGACTTGATGAGAAGTCAAGCTTAGAGTTCTCTCAGCTACGTTAGCTTCGAAGACCTTGACTTGTTTGTATAAAGCAAGTGGACTTGATGATCGGTAGACTTCTCGGTACCGTTGACTTTTCTTGCAGCAGAATTGGCTTAACCAGGCGTCTCTGGTCCACAGTCTATGCCGCCCATCGGGCCATCGAGTACCATGAAACCTGCCTCGTGGAGTGAGGTAGAGCTCCACATTGCACATGCCTGCATTAATGATCTGCCCATGTTATTTTACTTAGTTCACAATCTATTACGAACGGAATCAGCCAAAGCAAGCTTAGCATCGAAGGGTGCCAATCCTTCTTTGCAACTCAAATCATGGAAATATAATCTCAAATCACAAGCATGACAATCATCATAAACTATCAATCTGCTTTAATGGCTTCCATTCGCATGAAAGTTATGTATGCATCCATTCTTAGAAAAATTCATGAGTTAAATATACTACTTGCACCTCACATTGTTATATAGTCAAACATATACATAATCCCACGCAATTTCTTCTATATTGCATGTCACCAGGTTCCAAGTGGTAGTATTTGGTAAGTACTATTCCACTTGGCTATGATAGATAGTATATAATCATCAGTATCCATAAATTAACAAGCTACAGTAGCTCAAATGAAAGACAGCTCAAGTGTTTTCGTAAATAAAAAAGGGATAAGTATTCCAAAATGACAGCATAATGGTCTACCAGATAACCTTTTACTACTCTACATACAGTGCTTGAGCCTGATGACCTACGGGTACCTGTATAAACCGAAGCTAAATGAAGTCCACTCCATGTGATGCCAAATCATTAGGCTTCCACAACATGCACACTGACTAGTTGCGATACTGTCATccgtacaaaatcatatgtatttaGCAGGAAAAAAACCAAACACTTTTGAGACTCGAGCAAGATGAACAGGAAAAAAACTAATAATGTAGCAAGATGAATGCCAGGAGAAATTCTTACAATCGCTTGAGACTCGAGTGACATAGCATCATCATCAGATCTAGCTGCAGCCTCCTAGGATCTACCGTAGGTAGGAGCGCTACAAACTGATGGATGGGATTTGTCTTGGTCTCTATGTTCATATATTCGACAAGCCTGCTAAATGCACATTATAGCAGTCAGCAAAAGCAACCGAACAGTCATAGAAGATTTCTGTATTGTAAGAATTACAAGTGCTTATAGAAAATTGCATAAACAATTCACCATGTATTCAACTCCAAAATCCTCTAGGAACAAAAGACGATGTTACTAGGTCAAATACTTAGATTGACTTACTTTGTTGATTTTCCTGTGCAATGAACTCTTCTACATTCTACATTTCCACTGTTTGCAGTGAGTAATCTGCCTCTTGGTTCTGCACTCCTAGCCAAGTGGTGTGAAGTGTCTCTTATGCAGAGCTTTGTTCTAAGATTCAACTGCGATCAAAACCTCCTGCGGTGAACCTACTTATGAATGTGGAATTTGGAGCAAGAAAAAGAGAGGTCTATGATGTACACACACGACAAGATTATCCGTCAGTAAGAAAGTGACCTCTGACTTCACAGAAACAAACGAAAATATCCATATAAGTTGCTTCATTTCATACATAGCATGCACATATAATGAGGCTGCAGGAGTTGAACTCTTAATGTTAAagaaagatttaatatgatacAAAAAGCAAGTTACATTGAAACTATATTGATCAACACAATACCTGACATATGACATCCTGAAGTTGGTGAAAGCTAATAGCTTCTTTTGAAATATCATCAGAGAAAACAGATGGCATAGATGAACTTTTCTCCACAGAGGAATCTAAATCCATTGTACAAAGATCTAGCCCTATGTTATATCTGTAACTACCAATCTCTTGTTCAAGATCACCATGCTGCTTCTGAACTGAATTAGCCAGCTCCAACGGTCCCGTGCTTAGTGCTTCAACAACTTTCAGCTTCACATATGGAGACTTTGACAAAGAATCAGGTAAACTTTCCATGCTAAATGAATTGTTGATGATAACACGAGCTGGAACTTGCTCAGAAGTTGAAGGAGATTTTGATCACACGATGCTGTCTAAAAGAGTAGATCTTGCTTGTTAAAcgatttttcttttgagaagtataagatTCAAGACCTGTGAAAAGTTCGCAAACACATTTTGTATCAATGTGGCAAGAAACAAAAGCATGATTCACAACTTGTCTAATTGAAATATAACTGTATCCCTCTGCTTCAGATGATTACTGACTATCAAGCTGCTGCATCTGCGTCTTAAATTAGAGAGGCTCAAACCAACAAactaacccaaaaaaaaaatcaaacaatatCCATAAAAAGTTTATCATTTAATTTTAGCAATATATGATAGTGATATGCTGATGAGCGCAAAAAGAGAACCACAtggttgcattatgataagatggcAACATTCTCGAGCCAAGAATACAGAGAAGACGGCAAGTATCTATGATAAGATTATGCTATTGCTCAGTACAGAGAAGAGTAAAAACAATCTATCGGATCCCAAAATAATATTTGGAGTAAAACAAAGTTGCTCCAATAAGTACCCATGAAGCATCTTCTTCAAATCCTGCCCTTCAATACCTTAATTCATGATGATTAAGAGAAAAACATGATGATAATTTCTGGACCATCTCAAACATCTTCTACCCAATGACCCAAAATCAAACAACATAAGAACAAGATCAACAGAAACCCTAACCCTGAATCGAGGAGGAGAAAGGAGAATGAATCGCTCCTCGTATCGCCCGCTCCACCGTCGTCCCATCAAAAGCCATCTCCCCTCCTCGCCTGCTTTGCCGCTGGCCTGCCGTTACAACTGAACAAGACCGAGTATAACAACCATCGTAACGGTTCTTGGGAACATCCGATGCGTTGTTTGTTGTCGGTTGTGATGGTGCGGCGGTGGAGAGTTATTTGTCGTGTGACATCGGCGTCTGGCTTGCGATCTCTTGAATTGCTGGCCGTAGAGTTGCACTGCGTTGGGGAACACGTAGACGGGACATGAAATCCTGCGGCACAACGATGGGGATGGATTGTGATGGGACAAGTGGCTTAGCACAGCCTACCGATTAGGCTTAGTATATAATACCCCTTTAGTGGACGACAAAGATATTAAGATATAAAACATAAGGATTGTTATttgatatataaataataaaaatatatacgtAATGTTATAATAAGGCATATTTCTAATCTTGGCCACGTTGTGATCCATGTCACGTCACACCCCTGCAGATTTAGCACAAGGGTTGTCTTTCTCCCACGTCGAGCCGGAGCCCGTACAGGGAGGCATCCTCTCGGCAAGTCCCATCCTGGAAAGCTCAGGACGACGCTGCATGGCGTCGTTCCGTGTATACCAGGCGATAGTCATACGAAGGTATGAACTCGTCACTCGGGGGGATTGGTCGCCACGCTAAATCTGCGTACGACCGATCCTCGGACAACAGTATAAAAGCCCCTGATCGACATCTGATTATGAGACgaaaaaagaggaaaaacaaTTGACTTAATCTACAAGGGACCTAAGTCGGGAATCTCTCGACCCAGGACTTGTGTGCACGAATGTGACCATCCCGACCCCTAGTCCAGCTCGACCTCGACGCTTTTATCCAATCGATCGAGAGACGCTCTCCTGAACATAGAAAACTCCGGACATCGACCTGGGGACCAAGCGATGCTGAATCTTCGACCAGGATGCGTGAGTTCACCAACACGTTCAAATGTATTTAACCTCCATACGATACAATAATTGATTCAGCCATATGAAAATTAATATACGGATCCAACTCAATCTACATTATCATATCTAATAATTGATGCTACATTATCATATCTAATATCAAAGGAAACAAATAACTCTTATAAGCATTAAACTATGATATCCAATACAACAGTCATAAACTACATTATAAAAACACCTCTCATGTATGTTCCTTAGAAAAACTTTGTCAGAGCATTTTATTCTCAAGTAGACTTGATGCCTAGTCAAATCTTCAAAACTTTAAATACATCAAAGCAACTTGATCTAGAACACCACCTAGGCATTTTTTTGCATAATTCAACCTGAAGAACTGACATTATGTCACTCTACATATGGTATGACTTCGGATAGATCCGAATCAGTAT belongs to Musa acuminata AAA Group cultivar baxijiao chromosome BXJ1-11, Cavendish_Baxijiao_AAA, whole genome shotgun sequence and includes:
- the LOC103972320 gene encoding ankyrin repeat-containing protein ITN1: MMAPQTDKGGERDLESGLARVSPSHRSSSPIRALSLSLSGKRMDQEAAASPSVSAPATPALVLSNSGKRMDQAASPSLVLSNSGKRMDSLGKKKYVKQVTGRHNDTELHLAAQRGDLAAVRQILGEIDAQMTGTAMGADFDADLAEIRAAVVNDVNEVEETPLFTAAEKGFLDVVVELLKYSDRESLTRKNRSGFDVLHVAARQGHQEIVQILLDHDPTLIKTFGQSNATPLITAATRGHTEVVNLLLEQDASLIELSKNNGKNALHFAARQGYVEIVKALLGKDPQLARRTDKKGQTALHMAVKGTSSEVVKALVDADPAIVMLPDRAGNTALHVATRKKRAEIVNLLLLLPDTNVNALTRDHKTAFDIVEGLPLSEESADIKECLSRCGACRANELNQPRDELRKTVTEIKQDVHIQLEQTRKTNKNVHGIAKELRKLHREGINNATNSVTVVAVLFATVAFAAIFTVPGGTQDTGVAVVVQKGSFKVFFIFNAIALFTSLAVVVVQITLVRGETKAERRVVEIINKLMWLASVCTTVAFIASSYIVVGRHFQWAAILVTLIGGVIMAGVLGTMTFYVVKSKRTRSIRKREKSMRRSASSSWHHNSELSDSEIDRIYAI
- the LOC103972321 gene encoding putative leucine-rich repeat receptor-like serine/threonine-protein kinase At2g19230, with the protein product MATNLLPFVPPLLLLLLLLALSASASNFTSIDCGASGSYKDENGIAWETDESYVSNGENRVVQNPDSVPEPMRTLRVFSSRKKNCYPVSVPGGGRVLVRASFYYGNYDEKSSPPTFALQFDANSWETVAASMDQVVFHEAIYDVFAEGTAVCVAQLEQGQLPFVSAIEVRTLETDMYEGVDSSFALLLKGRLAFGAPGVVRYPSDAYDRIWDPVAASDELITTKSDTTVMDPTAVKDKPPAAVLLQAITTANVSTDVVLFLSELLPTDPVPAYINLYFAEMSHLGSKDNNTFQVYVDGDPLIDAVNPPYQSVAEYLIGLKAASASTNITLTATPEATVPPLISAMEVFVVRGGLSNGTDESDVGALIVLQQKFEVLGDWAGDPCLPAKYNADWVGCSSDPTPRITALYLSGYGLSGDLPDFSTLTALQTIDMSNNNITGRIPEFLGKLPDLKELNLADNKLSGAVPSSLTENKKIKLTICGNPSLSCSDQKPCDSSMGKPSTPRATKSSSTSLKKSRRNLVVVLEAVISLFLLVLMA